One Kineococcus radiotolerans SRS30216 = ATCC BAA-149 DNA window includes the following coding sequences:
- a CDS encoding phospholipase D family protein: MSHHQDATFSTAATTAASATAAASATTAATKGATATRDGAGDGAGDRSATVWLLSGAERGNGATRLPAWSRGNRVQPLVDGVAYFSALAAALAGSGEGDLVLFADWQGDPDELLTDDGPTIAEALTAAARRGAVVKGLVWRSPWDWQRLVPERNRHLAQKVKGGAEVLLDQRVRTLGSHHQKFLVIRHLHRPQDDVAFVGSLDLAHSRRDGTAHHGDRQRMSFGSKYGRHPSWHDIHTAVRGPAVDHVETVFRERWEDRAPLSLLPWQVGSDLLRRLVRRPVPLPPPQPMPAAAAHPAEEEPTSGEPAPGEPAPGEPTPGGPALGPAPDALTPGSCVVQLLRTYPRRWPRYPFAPQGEASIVAAHVKVLRRARRLVYVEEQFLWSRQVAGVFADALRATSGLQLVVLVPRHPKRGGLAAPALLLGQVRALEVLRAAGGDRVHVFDVENEQGEAVYVHSKVTIVDDVWACVRSDNLNRRSWSHDSELSVAVLDEAHDQREPADPAGLGDGARRFARDLRLQLMREHLGRSGFESEQGEQDERGSGWEGDRRGDRGDDWGDLDLLDPHRAVAALRASAAALDAWHAGGRRGSRPAGRLRFHRDPVLPRWQQVLAAPVQRIVLDPAGSTGGRAGR; the protein is encoded by the coding sequence ATGAGCCACCACCAGGACGCCACCTTCAGTACCGCCGCCACCACCGCTGCTAGCGCCACCGCCGCTGCTAGCGCCACCACCGCTGCTACCAAGGGCGCGACGGCCACCAGGGATGGCGCCGGGGATGGTGCCGGTGACCGGTCTGCGACCGTCTGGCTGCTGAGCGGTGCCGAACGCGGCAACGGCGCCACCCGCCTGCCCGCGTGGAGCCGGGGGAACCGGGTGCAGCCCCTCGTCGACGGGGTGGCCTACTTCTCGGCGCTGGCCGCAGCGCTGGCGGGGAGCGGTGAGGGTGATCTGGTGCTCTTCGCCGACTGGCAGGGCGATCCCGATGAGCTGCTCACCGACGACGGGCCCACGATCGCTGAGGCTCTCACCGCCGCCGCCCGCCGCGGTGCGGTGGTCAAGGGCCTGGTGTGGCGCTCACCGTGGGATTGGCAGCGTCTGGTGCCTGAGCGAAACCGCCACCTGGCTCAGAAGGTGAAGGGGGGCGCGGAGGTCCTGCTGGACCAGCGGGTGCGGACCCTGGGCAGTCACCACCAGAAGTTCCTCGTCATCCGGCACCTGCACCGTCCCCAGGACGATGTCGCCTTCGTCGGCAGCCTCGACCTCGCCCACAGTCGCCGTGACGGGACCGCTCACCACGGGGACCGGCAGCGGATGTCCTTCGGGAGCAAGTACGGGCGCCATCCCTCGTGGCACGACATCCACACCGCGGTCCGCGGGCCCGCGGTGGACCACGTCGAGACCGTCTTCCGCGAACGGTGGGAGGACCGTGCGCCGCTGTCGCTGCTGCCGTGGCAGGTCGGCTCGGACCTGCTGCGCCGTCTCGTGCGGCGGCCGGTACCGCTTCCCCCACCGCAGCCGATGCCGGCCGCGGCTGCTCACCCAGCTGAAGAGGAGCCCACCTCGGGGGAGCCCGCGCCGGGGGAGCCCGCGCCGGGGGAGCCCACGCCGGGGGGTCCCGCGCTGGGCCCCGCACCCGATGCGCTCACACCCGGCTCGTGCGTGGTGCAGTTGCTGCGGACCTACCCGCGCCGTTGGCCGCGCTACCCCTTCGCCCCCCAGGGGGAGGCCAGCATCGTCGCCGCTCACGTCAAGGTGCTGCGCCGGGCCCGGCGTCTGGTCTACGTGGAGGAGCAGTTCCTGTGGTCGCGGCAGGTGGCCGGCGTCTTCGCCGATGCCCTGCGCGCTACATCCGGGTTGCAGTTGGTCGTCCTGGTGCCGCGTCACCCCAAGCGCGGGGGCCTGGCGGCGCCTGCGCTGCTGCTGGGGCAGGTGCGGGCGTTGGAGGTCCTGCGCGCCGCGGGCGGGGACCGTGTGCACGTCTTCGACGTGGAGAACGAGCAGGGCGAGGCGGTCTACGTCCACTCCAAGGTCACCATCGTCGACGACGTGTGGGCGTGCGTGCGCAGCGACAACCTCAACCGTCGGTCCTGGAGCCATGACTCCGAACTGTCGGTTGCCGTCTTGGACGAGGCCCACGATCAGCGCGAGCCTGCTGACCCGGCCGGGCTGGGCGACGGTGCCCGCCGCTTCGCTCGAGATCTGCGCCTGCAGCTGATGCGCGAGCACTTGGGCAGGAGCGGCTTCGAGAGTGAGCAGGGCGAGCAGGATGAGCGCGGGAGCGGCTGGGAAGGCGACCGCAGAGGCGACCGGGGGGACGACTGGGGGGACCTCGACCTCCTCGACCCCCACCGCGCCGTCGCGGCTCTGCGCGCCAGCGCCGCCGCGCTGGATGCCTGGCACGCAGGTGGCCGGCGCGGGTCGCGACCGGCGGGGCGGTTGCGCTTCCACCGCGATCCGGTGCTCCCGCGCTGGCAGCAGGTCCTCGCCGCGCCCGTTCAGCGGATCGTCCTGGACCCGGCGGGGAGCACTGGAGGCCGCGCCGGGCGCTGA
- a CDS encoding ATP-binding protein: MNSHTYAGDRIRLDLAGGAQELAQARRFLSVYAEQAGVGEDRTEELVQAAGELFAVGAPQHWAKAVSVREDLDGLTVVVDLAGDGPFEVGAESELLLSALSQQWGWRREPHVVQVWCEMALLAPPP, encoded by the coding sequence ATGAATTCCCACACGTATGCCGGGGATCGGATCCGCCTTGACCTGGCAGGCGGAGCGCAGGAGTTGGCGCAGGCACGCCGCTTCCTGTCCGTCTACGCTGAGCAGGCCGGGGTCGGCGAGGACCGCACCGAGGAGTTGGTGCAAGCCGCTGGGGAGCTTTTCGCCGTGGGCGCTCCGCAGCATTGGGCGAAAGCGGTGTCGGTCCGAGAAGACCTGGATGGGCTGACCGTCGTCGTCGATCTCGCCGGGGACGGCCCTTTCGAGGTCGGTGCGGAGTCCGAGCTGCTGCTTTCCGCGTTGAGCCAGCAGTGGGGGTGGAGGCGAGAGCCCCATGTTGTGCAGGTGTGGTGCGAGATGGCGCTGCTGGCACCGCCACCCTGA
- a CDS encoding STAS domain-containing protein, with translation MALCGELDMGDLAWIREQVEPVVDIAERVVLDLSAVTFLDCAVLGLLVALSQRAEGVGNSLQVCGLQPHLMALVELFALPAVLDFRVSRAWAEEGGA, from the coding sequence GTGGCGTTGTGCGGTGAGCTGGACATGGGCGATTTAGCGTGGATTCGCGAACAGGTTGAGCCGGTCGTCGACATCGCTGAACGGGTCGTCCTGGATCTGTCGGCAGTGACGTTCCTGGACTGCGCGGTCTTGGGCCTGCTGGTGGCCTTGTCGCAACGCGCCGAAGGCGTTGGCAACTCCTTGCAGGTGTGCGGCCTTCAACCGCACCTGATGGCTCTGGTGGAGCTTTTCGCCCTCCCCGCGGTTCTCGACTTCCGCGTCTCGCGGGCGTGGGCGGAGGAGGGGGGCGCATGA
- a CDS encoding diacylglycerol/lipid kinase family protein, translating into MVIYNPHSTGDGPGNGEQLRAQLAQRLPATVVQLAQTQHAGHAVELAERAVSEHPATLVVSASGDGGYHEVVNGVMRARRRVPGAGVCAVLASGNANDHATAVQERPLVEAIVAGTVSQMDLLEVLIDGQEPRYAHSYVGLGITPVVAVEFNQHDLDAVKESLLALRSVWRYRPFTITHDGHRIQLDSLVFANIDRMAKYATLSQESSPTDGTYETLLIRHRSKLKLLASVLRLVRGTHEVISREEPYAFTTATPMPVQMDGEVHQVETGVEVVVSCAPAAVSVIR; encoded by the coding sequence GTGGTCATCTACAACCCCCACAGCACCGGTGACGGTCCAGGCAACGGCGAGCAGTTGCGCGCTCAGCTCGCCCAGCGTCTTCCCGCCACGGTGGTGCAGCTGGCCCAGACCCAGCACGCCGGGCATGCGGTGGAACTCGCTGAGCGGGCCGTCAGCGAGCACCCGGCCACGTTGGTGGTCTCCGCCAGCGGTGACGGCGGCTACCACGAGGTCGTCAACGGTGTCATGCGCGCCCGGCGCCGGGTCCCCGGTGCCGGGGTGTGCGCGGTGCTGGCCTCGGGCAACGCCAACGACCACGCCACGGCGGTGCAGGAGCGGCCCCTGGTGGAGGCGATCGTGGCGGGGACGGTGTCGCAGATGGACCTGCTGGAGGTGCTCATCGACGGTCAGGAGCCGCGCTACGCGCACTCCTACGTCGGGTTGGGCATCACCCCCGTGGTTGCGGTGGAGTTCAACCAGCACGACCTGGACGCGGTGAAGGAGAGCCTGCTGGCGCTGCGCAGTGTCTGGCGCTACCGCCCGTTCACCATTACCCACGACGGCCACCGCATTCAGCTGGACAGCCTGGTGTTCGCCAACATCGACCGGATGGCCAAGTACGCCACCTTGTCGCAGGAATCCTCACCCACCGACGGCACCTACGAGACGCTGCTGATTCGCCACCGCAGCAAGCTGAAGCTGCTGGCCAGCGTCCTGCGTCTGGTGCGCGGCACGCACGAGGTCATCTCCCGCGAGGAGCCGTACGCCTTCACCACCGCCACGCCGATGCCGGTGCAGATGGACGGGGAGGTCCACCAGGTCGAGACCGGTGTGGAGGTCGTCGTCTCCTGCGCGCCCGCCGCGGTGAGCGTCATCCGATGA